A section of the Paenibacillus odorifer genome encodes:
- a CDS encoding carbohydrate ABC transporter permease, whose product MKKWGRTVGTTVRKIKGYVIRDWMMSYLFLVPAFGFFLLFVAYPMVKGVYISFFDYSLRDFSFIGLDNYISLIKDDNFRKSMGNTLLLVLITVPIVIIFSLFISMNIYKKKEFARSFFRGVFYLPAVSSVVSITVVWGWIYHPNYGILNYLTSFLGMEPISWLGDTRTALLAIIVVLITTSVGQPIILYVASIGNIPTSYIEAAEIDRATPWQIFRKILWPMLMPTNLYIIVITTINTFQCFALIQLLTSGGPVYSTSTVMYGVYEQAFMLGHFGYASAMGVILAIVIGIISIIQFKYFGSDVEY is encoded by the coding sequence GTTATGTGATTCGTGACTGGATGATGAGTTATCTCTTTTTAGTGCCGGCATTTGGGTTTTTCCTGCTTTTTGTGGCTTATCCGATGGTGAAAGGGGTCTATATTAGTTTCTTTGATTACTCCTTGAGAGATTTCAGCTTTATTGGCCTCGATAATTATATCTCCTTAATAAAAGATGATAACTTCAGGAAGTCGATGGGAAATACATTATTGCTTGTACTCATCACTGTACCCATCGTTATTATTTTCTCGTTATTTATCTCTATGAATATTTATAAGAAAAAAGAGTTTGCCAGATCGTTTTTCCGTGGAGTGTTCTATTTGCCGGCTGTATCCTCGGTTGTAAGCATCACAGTCGTTTGGGGCTGGATTTATCATCCGAACTATGGGATTCTAAATTATTTGACCAGCTTTTTGGGAATGGAGCCTATATCCTGGTTAGGAGATACGAGGACTGCACTGCTTGCAATTATCGTGGTTCTGATAACGACCTCTGTTGGGCAGCCGATCATTTTATATGTGGCATCTATTGGGAACATTCCTACTTCTTACATAGAAGCAGCTGAGATTGATCGAGCGACGCCTTGGCAGATTTTCCGGAAAATATTATGGCCAATGCTAATGCCAACGAACTTATATATTATCGTGATTACCACGATCAACACCTTTCAATGTTTTGCGCTAATTCAGTTGCTCACCTCGGGTGGACCTGTGTATAGCACATCGACTGTTATGTATGGCGTTTACGAACAAGCCTTTATGCTCGGTCATTTTGGATATGCCTCGGCGATGGGTGTCATCCTTGCGATTGTGATCGGGATCATTTCTATCATTCAATTCAAATACTTTGGCAGTGATGTTGAGTATTAA
- a CDS encoding carbohydrate ABC transporter permease, whose amino-acid sequence MNSTNPLELTAPIGQSKKVSKWKKELTIPKILATFLLILATLFFIFPFYWVVSGAFKLQTVATTIPPEWFPAKPTLQNWTELFKNPVERWMFNSFIIAFCEMAAICIVSSCAGYVLAKKSFPGRGIIFTMFVAAMALPKQVILVPLFTMLADFGWVNTYKGLILPAIGWPFGVFLMKQFAQTIPGELIEAAKIDGSSEIRLFGTIILPLLKPAIGALAIFTFITSWNDYFSQLIMTRSTSMMTLPLGVATLRGEFTTNYGLLMAGAALASIPMIAIFLMFQKAFTQGITMGAVKG is encoded by the coding sequence ATGAATTCTACGAATCCGTTAGAACTGACAGCACCTATTGGCCAATCTAAGAAAGTAAGCAAATGGAAAAAAGAATTGACGATTCCAAAAATATTAGCGACCTTCCTGTTGATTCTAGCAACGTTGTTTTTTATCTTCCCTTTTTATTGGGTGGTTTCAGGGGCATTTAAGCTTCAGACTGTGGCAACAACGATCCCCCCGGAATGGTTTCCGGCTAAGCCGACTCTGCAAAACTGGACCGAGTTATTTAAGAATCCCGTTGAGCGCTGGATGTTTAACAGTTTCATCATTGCTTTTTGTGAAATGGCAGCGATTTGTATCGTTTCTTCCTGTGCTGGATATGTGCTAGCCAAAAAGTCTTTTCCTGGCCGAGGGATTATCTTTACGATGTTTGTTGCCGCTATGGCATTGCCTAAGCAAGTTATTCTTGTCCCGCTGTTTACGATGCTTGCAGATTTTGGGTGGGTCAACACGTATAAAGGGCTTATTTTACCAGCGATTGGCTGGCCATTTGGAGTCTTCCTAATGAAGCAGTTCGCGCAGACGATTCCAGGAGAATTAATTGAAGCAGCCAAAATAGATGGCAGCTCTGAGATTCGTTTGTTCGGAACCATCATTTTACCTTTGTTAAAGCCTGCAATAGGGGCACTGGCAATCTTTACCTTCATCACTTCTTGGAATGATTATTTCAGTCAGCTGATCATGACCAGATCGACTTCAATGATGACATTACCACTTGGGGTAGCGACTCTTCGGGGTGAATTCACAACAAACTATGGACTGCTTATGGCGGGTGCTGCGTTAGCCTCTATTCCTATGATTGCAATTTTTCTAATGTTCCAAAAAGCCTTTACCCAAGGGATTACTATGGGGGCTGTAAAAGGTTAA
- a CDS encoding dihydrodipicolinate synthase family protein translates to MKSYDLESFKGIIIAMYSSYDAEGEIDKEAARKLARQYASTGVKGLYVGGSSGEGMLQSVEERKQMLEAVIAEVGKELTIIAHVGAPSTRDSVELAIHAEKVGAHAVSAVPAIYYRLSPESVESHWQAIIDSTALPFIIYHIPQTTGFQLSKSLLIKMAAQDKVIGVKISAESTFELQQFKAAGGKDFLVLNGPDEQYLAGRSIGADGGIGGTYGVMPELFLKVEQCYVQGEMAEAQKWQFIINDLIVELLSFPSLYGACKAILSVRGFETGQPRMPLLPIKDSDQERVEALNNRILDYILEAKG, encoded by the coding sequence ATGAAATCATATGATCTTGAATCCTTTAAAGGCATTATTATTGCTATGTACTCCAGTTATGATGCTGAGGGGGAAATCGATAAAGAAGCAGCCCGAAAATTAGCTCGTCAGTATGCTTCTACGGGAGTAAAAGGTCTTTATGTTGGCGGAAGCTCTGGCGAAGGTATGCTGCAATCTGTAGAAGAACGCAAACAAATGCTCGAGGCAGTTATAGCAGAGGTTGGAAAAGAGCTTACAATCATTGCTCACGTGGGTGCCCCATCTACAAGAGACAGTGTTGAACTAGCTATCCATGCTGAGAAAGTTGGCGCACATGCCGTATCGGCTGTTCCAGCGATCTATTATCGTCTGTCACCGGAAAGTGTTGAAAGTCATTGGCAGGCGATTATTGATAGTACGGCGCTTCCATTTATTATCTATCACATCCCGCAAACTACAGGCTTTCAATTATCGAAAAGCTTGCTGATTAAGATGGCAGCTCAGGATAAAGTAATCGGGGTGAAAATTTCGGCGGAGAGCACGTTTGAGCTTCAGCAATTTAAAGCCGCAGGCGGGAAGGATTTTCTAGTCTTAAATGGACCAGATGAGCAGTATTTGGCGGGCCGCAGTATTGGGGCAGATGGCGGGATTGGTGGAACTTATGGGGTGATGCCCGAGTTATTCCTAAAAGTGGAACAATGTTATGTGCAAGGAGAGATGGCTGAGGCGCAGAAATGGCAGTTTATCATCAATGATCTCATTGTTGAATTGCTTTCCTTTCCTTCATTATATGGTGCGTGTAAAGCGATCCTTAGTGTGCGCGGATTTGAAACAGGTCAGCCAAGAATGCCGCTTTTACCGATTAAGGATTCCGATCAGGAGCGGGTGGAAGCTCTGAACAATAGAATATTAGATTATATTCTTGAAGCGAAGGGATAG
- a CDS encoding N-acetylmannosamine-6-phosphate 2-epimerase yields the protein MTRISDIFPVKGLIVSCQALEHEPLHGGDTMAKMARAAVQSGAIGIRTNGVPDIVAIKKEVNVPVIGLIKRDIPGSAIFITPTLDEVKAIVSAKAEIVALDVTNREERLESVKPLIEYAHLRGVLVMADISTFEEGLAAEKLGVDFIGTTLSGYTPYSTQQEGPDLVLIQQLSKLVNIPVVAEGRIWTPEDAAKAKNAGASYVVVGSAITRPQLITSRYVKAVSNFND from the coding sequence ATGACTCGAATAAGTGATATCTTTCCGGTGAAAGGTCTGATTGTTTCCTGTCAGGCACTTGAGCATGAGCCGCTTCATGGTGGGGATACAATGGCTAAAATGGCAAGAGCAGCGGTTCAATCAGGAGCTATAGGAATCCGGACAAATGGTGTTCCAGATATTGTAGCTATCAAAAAAGAAGTAAATGTACCGGTCATTGGACTTATTAAACGGGATATTCCCGGATCAGCCATATTTATAACACCAACCTTAGATGAAGTGAAGGCGATTGTTTCTGCAAAAGCAGAGATTGTTGCGCTTGATGTAACGAATCGGGAAGAACGCTTAGAGTCAGTAAAGCCATTAATAGAATATGCACATCTGAGAGGTGTGCTGGTTATGGCGGATATTTCGACATTTGAGGAAGGGCTTGCCGCTGAGAAATTAGGTGTGGATTTCATCGGTACCACGCTTTCAGGCTACACCCCATACAGTACACAGCAAGAAGGACCGGACCTTGTCTTAATTCAACAATTAAGCAAATTAGTGAACATTCCTGTTGTTGCGGAAGGACGGATATGGACACCGGAAGACGCAGCAAAAGCTAAGAATGCGGGGGCATCCTATGTTGTTGTAGGAAGTGCAATTACTAGGCCACAATTGATCACTTCGAGATATGTTAAGGCCGTGAGCAATTTCAATGACTGA
- a CDS encoding ROK family protein, with amino-acid sequence MEGYDPHIEYAIGVDIGGTKINAGLVSSQGDVLHTVSLSTLAGQTKTIDRIILAIRTLMDEITAQQAGIQLQGIGVGSAGQMDWEAGRVRSASELIPGYAGTALKDLLQTQFHLPVIVDNDVNVLALTEKYLGSGKEVKDFICLALGTGVGGAIVVDGHLVHGSWGGAGELGHMSVDFKGPACVCGGTGCLEQYASGTSIARRMRDKLLLHNQSPENVDSREVIARWRAGDSLATALMEDTIAALGSAIASLIHIFNPKVIVIGGGVAEAGELLFEGIRREVKGRVMPSMLENVRIEAAYHGNLCGMIGAGLQMWEYSPDKVKRAEL; translated from the coding sequence ATGGAAGGGTATGATCCTCATATAGAATATGCGATCGGAGTAGATATTGGCGGCACGAAAATTAATGCCGGACTCGTCTCTTCACAAGGGGACGTTTTACATACTGTAAGCCTAAGCACATTGGCTGGACAGACGAAAACAATAGATCGCATTATACTAGCTATTCGGACATTAATGGATGAAATAACAGCACAACAAGCGGGAATTCAACTCCAAGGAATTGGCGTAGGATCAGCAGGGCAAATGGATTGGGAGGCGGGACGTGTCCGTTCCGCTTCGGAGCTTATCCCTGGCTATGCTGGCACAGCTTTGAAGGATTTGCTTCAGACACAGTTTCATCTTCCGGTAATCGTTGATAATGACGTGAATGTATTAGCATTAACAGAGAAATATTTAGGCTCAGGCAAAGAGGTAAAAGACTTTATCTGTCTTGCCCTTGGTACGGGCGTGGGTGGAGCGATAGTCGTAGACGGCCATCTTGTCCACGGTTCTTGGGGTGGGGCTGGAGAGTTAGGGCATATGTCCGTAGATTTCAAAGGACCTGCATGCGTTTGTGGTGGAACAGGCTGTTTGGAGCAGTATGCTTCAGGCACAAGTATCGCACGTCGCATGCGCGACAAGCTTTTATTACATAACCAGTCCCCAGAGAATGTAGACTCACGGGAAGTGATAGCGAGATGGCGGGCAGGTGACTCTCTGGCTACAGCGTTAATGGAAGACACGATTGCTGCGCTCGGATCCGCGATTGCTTCATTAATCCATATTTTTAACCCTAAAGTCATCGTCATTGGCGGTGGAGTTGCTGAAGCAGGCGAACTTTTGTTTGAAGGCATTAGAAGGGAAGTAAAGGGCAGAGTAATGCCATCGATGCTGGAAAATGTTCGTATTGAAGCAGCCTATCATGGTAATTTATGTGGAATGATCGGTGCGGGGCTGCAGATGTGGGAGTATAGTCCCGATAAAGTAAAGAGAGCAGAGCTATAA
- a CDS encoding PQQ-binding-like beta-propeller repeat protein — MISSLIINTANHIYLCTYEDESQIIGRLYAFDADGTIRWVYKCSSIFWCDPVISREGIIYVGQNVNSKLYAFSPDGELLWEKRMGQGEGHRPPVIDQDGVMYWCLSSQLYAIAPDGEVKWIYQPEESYGDTSPSLGADGNLYVNLTGGEFIC; from the coding sequence GTGATTTCGAGCTTAATCATCAATACGGCAAACCATATTTACCTGTGTACATATGAAGATGAGTCACAAATTATTGGGAGACTCTATGCTTTTGACGCGGATGGAACCATAAGATGGGTTTACAAGTGCTCGTCCATATTTTGGTGCGATCCGGTTATTTCCCGTGAAGGAATCATATATGTTGGTCAAAATGTGAATTCCAAACTTTATGCTTTTAGTCCTGATGGAGAGTTGTTGTGGGAGAAACGGATGGGTCAAGGAGAAGGGCACCGTCCCCCTGTCATAGATCAGGATGGGGTTATGTATTGGTGTCTTTCTAGCCAGTTATATGCCATTGCTCCGGATGGCGAAGTGAAATGGATATACCAACCGGAGGAAAGTTACGGTGACACCAGCCCTTCCCTGGGCGCAGACGGTAATTTATACGTAAATTTGACCGGCGGGGAATTCATTTGTTAG
- a CDS encoding DUF4163 domain-containing protein: MSSIILAVVMCTVAACTNKEPTFENHINETKPIENQHSISYELSPELYTYNEQININYPQISIFGKPNEQEKLNEMIKERAYSYLDNYSPEEKETFSLDMDYSVSLENEGLLSIQFSGYSYVEGAAHPVDIFDTINIDMKKFEPLQLTDIVTIDAEFLKELKESELQSDIIEQKNILTERSDEEWLTSLQHADTSGADIRWYLTENTLGISVQISHAIGDHAEFEIKYDKLKPKLNTFFFQK, translated from the coding sequence TTGTCATCCATAATTCTTGCTGTAGTAATGTGTACAGTAGCAGCTTGTACTAACAAGGAGCCAACATTTGAAAACCACATAAACGAAACTAAGCCAATCGAAAATCAACACAGCATTTCTTATGAATTATCTCCGGAGTTATATACTTACAATGAACAAATTAATATTAACTATCCGCAAATATCTATTTTTGGAAAACCGAATGAACAAGAGAAGTTAAATGAAATGATCAAGGAACGTGCTTATAGTTATTTGGATAATTACTCTCCGGAGGAAAAAGAGACCTTTAGTTTAGATATGGATTATTCTGTATCTTTAGAAAATGAAGGCTTACTAAGTATTCAGTTTTCAGGATACAGTTATGTTGAAGGTGCTGCTCATCCTGTAGATATTTTTGATACTATAAATATTGATATGAAGAAATTTGAACCCCTACAATTAACTGATATCGTGACCATCGATGCGGAATTTTTGAAGGAGCTGAAGGAAAGTGAACTTCAATCCGATATTATTGAGCAAAAGAATATTCTTACTGAAAGATCAGATGAGGAATGGCTGACTTCACTTCAGCACGCAGATACTAGTGGAGCGGATATAAGATGGTACTTGACGGAGAATACGCTGGGGATAAGTGTGCAGATTTCTCATGCTATCGGAGATCATGCTGAGTTTGAAATCAAGTATGACAAACTGAAGCCTAAGCTGAATACTTTTTTCTTCCAGAAATAA
- a CDS encoding GNAT family N-acetyltransferase has translation MMTLMNMVRGTENDLPAKEMIKYWNHEPGTLKMVRASSNFIYTFQWNGKRFYLRFTHEEDNSADNIQAELDFMMYLLEQGYETVAPVRSKSGNWIETLLTNHGRYHGVVFEQAQGEYVSLDEMKEPHFYQWGQSLARLHNFSETYAPSTPYRKSWVDSLNFIYSVLSRHPEEHKALKEYERIEAWLSELPFGVGHTGLVHYDFEMDNIFYMQEESRYSAIDFDDSMYHWFAMDITSALRDLTESDDDKSRRNIDHFISGYRSVKQLDDEYIKLIPEFQRFADLYSFARLLRCMENSDDSIFPDWAQQLKLKLERVCDRLRTGFQPHIVLKDITEKNWYACTQLEVSDEQKAIFPVPVVYWLAEAAYCGMTPLALYADEELVGFSVYSVDPEDGSYWIMAFMIDQRYQNRGLGRTGMDTLIRYIKAEHHCDKIVIGHRIENERASNLYTSLGFVEVSRDEVEVIRGLVV, from the coding sequence ATGATGACTTTAATGAACATGGTGCGGGGAACGGAGAACGATCTTCCTGCTAAAGAAATGATTAAGTATTGGAATCATGAGCCTGGAACTTTAAAGATGGTAAGGGCCAGTAGCAATTTTATTTATACCTTTCAGTGGAATGGTAAACGCTTTTATTTAAGGTTTACTCATGAAGAGGATAATTCTGCAGACAATATCCAGGCAGAGCTGGATTTTATGATGTATTTATTAGAGCAAGGTTATGAGACCGTCGCTCCTGTGCGTTCTAAGTCTGGCAATTGGATTGAAACGTTGTTAACGAATCACGGGCGATACCACGGGGTAGTTTTTGAACAGGCCCAGGGTGAATATGTTTCACTTGATGAGATGAAGGAACCTCATTTTTATCAATGGGGCCAATCGCTTGCACGTCTGCATAATTTTTCGGAAACCTATGCACCGAGCACGCCTTATCGCAAAAGCTGGGTCGATTCATTGAATTTTATTTATTCCGTATTGAGCAGGCATCCTGAGGAGCATAAGGCGCTTAAGGAATATGAGCGGATTGAAGCTTGGTTATCAGAGCTCCCTTTTGGAGTGGGGCATACTGGGCTCGTACATTATGATTTTGAGATGGATAATATCTTTTATATGCAAGAAGAATCCCGCTACAGTGCCATCGATTTTGATGACTCTATGTATCACTGGTTTGCGATGGATATTACATCGGCGTTAAGAGACCTGACGGAATCGGATGATGATAAAAGTAGAAGAAACATTGACCATTTTATTAGTGGATATAGATCGGTTAAGCAGCTAGATGATGAGTATATTAAGTTGATACCTGAATTTCAAAGATTTGCAGACTTATACAGTTTTGCTAGATTACTTCGGTGTATGGAGAATTCGGATGATTCTATTTTCCCGGATTGGGCGCAACAGCTTAAACTGAAATTAGAAAGAGTTTGTGACCGATTACGAACCGGCTTTCAACCACATATAGTGCTGAAGGATATCACTGAAAAAAACTGGTACGCTTGTACTCAATTAGAAGTATCGGATGAGCAAAAGGCTATTTTTCCTGTACCGGTGGTCTATTGGTTAGCAGAAGCAGCTTATTGTGGTATGACCCCGCTCGCTTTATACGCAGATGAAGAATTGGTAGGTTTCTCTGTGTATAGCGTAGATCCTGAGGACGGAAGTTATTGGATTATGGCTTTTATGATTGACCAGAGATACCAGAACAGGGGTTTAGGCAGAACGGGTATGGATACCTTAATTCGTTATATTAAAGCAGAACATCATTGCGACAAAATCGTTATTGGCCATCGGATCGAGAACGAACGTGCTTCGAATTTATATACATCACTCGGGTTCGTTGAAGTCAGTAGGGACGAGGTTGAAGTTATACGAGGGTTGGTAGTGTAG
- the thyX gene encoding FAD-dependent thymidylate synthase gives MTTIKVLNEGYVRLVDHMGSDLTVANAARVSYAKQSFELSDRDIKLIKFLAREGHTSPFRHAITQFEVYAPLMVARQWWKYVVGSAHYEGTGDSLEAWNESSRRYITEEPVFYQPAAGEWRSKPENSKQGSGDIIAWELGEKYTRELQEYTELGLSKYEAALADGICAEQARLFLPAYGLFVRWYWTASVQSVAHFLNQRLEHDAQKEIQEYAKAILSLIEPLFPVSFDQLLTTGSVD, from the coding sequence TTGACAACAATCAAAGTTTTAAATGAAGGTTATGTAAGATTAGTAGATCATATGGGCTCAGATTTAACGGTTGCTAACGCTGCGCGTGTATCTTATGCTAAACAATCTTTTGAGCTTAGTGATCGGGATATTAAACTAATAAAATTCCTTGCCCGTGAAGGACATACCTCTCCTTTCCGCCATGCCATCACTCAATTTGAGGTTTATGCCCCATTAATGGTTGCGAGACAGTGGTGGAAATACGTAGTCGGTTCTGCTCATTACGAAGGTACTGGGGATAGCTTGGAAGCCTGGAACGAATCCAGCAGAAGATACATTACAGAAGAACCCGTCTTTTATCAACCTGCTGCGGGAGAATGGAGATCCAAACCAGAGAATTCCAAACAAGGCAGTGGCGACATCATTGCATGGGAGCTTGGTGAAAAATACACCCGCGAGCTTCAAGAATACACCGAGTTAGGATTATCTAAGTATGAAGCAGCTTTAGCAGATGGCATATGTGCTGAACAAGCAAGACTGTTTCTACCTGCTTATGGATTATTCGTTCGTTGGTACTGGACAGCTTCAGTTCAATCTGTAGCTCATTTTTTAAATCAAAGACTGGAGCATGACGCTCAGAAAGAAATTCAGGAGTATGCAAAAGCAATTTTATCGCTGATTGAGCCACTATTCCCTGTCTCTTTTGATCAGCTGCTGACTACCGGCTCTGTAGATTAA
- a CDS encoding GNAT family N-acetyltransferase, with the protein MREWEIGWVLLPEYWKMGYATEAVKTLIGYAFSSLNAHRVVAYANAENLQSEKVMIRAGMIRDGILRETRFCNQQWCDEFIYSALEKEATLN; encoded by the coding sequence ATCAGAGAATGGGAGATTGGCTGGGTCCTACTGCCGGAATACTGGAAAATGGGCTATGCGACTGAAGCCGTCAAAACACTGATAGGTTACGCCTTTAGCTCTCTTAATGCCCATAGAGTCGTTGCATATGCCAATGCAGAGAATCTTCAATCTGAAAAAGTTATGATTAGAGCAGGAATGATTAGAGATGGAATCCTCAGAGAGACTAGATTTTGCAATCAACAATGGTGTGACGAGTTCATTTACTCTGCTCTAGAAAAGGAGGCTACATTAAATTGA
- a CDS encoding stalk domain-containing protein yields the protein MKAIKWSITAALAVSMLGPIHTVKAADSRNVDYDQGSILRSASSVSSSYNEGNQQVEDLIFQMDATEITVGDNVPVQIYAKDADGISERVPLAQANVVIEKPYLLQKQADGTMKALAVGETNVTVISGSDTKTIKVSISADHDIDQGAFVNGTMYLPVQSVFQTLGATVQVNTATKTFSIRLGDLPIQLQLGSDIAMVNGAKVKMSGKVQKIDGSTVFPATLLKTALSAELIWDGNYQTMEIYFGKAELFAYTKQTAQIFKKEEQGNLVKFIGKTYWLNQFDSDYKFQKVTIVDILPDYEGEFAISFKVLSTGQILNSYKMSGDELIRTLGNKEYFLTTDPFKTYKWSDAIWTKIKKSIVATGMTKQQVEFSWGKPISKSTLSGSGIQVETWQYGNYNYVTFTNGVVSMIYTN from the coding sequence ATGAAAGCTATTAAATGGAGCATCACTGCAGCATTAGCAGTATCTATGTTGGGTCCAATACATACAGTGAAGGCGGCAGATTCGCGTAACGTCGATTACGATCAAGGTAGTATTTTACGGAGTGCCAGTTCAGTTTCGTCATCATACAATGAAGGCAATCAGCAGGTTGAAGATTTGATATTTCAGATGGATGCTACGGAAATCACTGTTGGGGATAATGTTCCGGTACAAATCTATGCTAAAGATGCCGATGGCATATCCGAACGCGTCCCGTTAGCTCAAGCAAATGTCGTAATTGAAAAGCCTTATTTGCTGCAAAAGCAAGCCGATGGCACAATGAAAGCCTTAGCGGTAGGAGAAACGAACGTAACGGTCATTTCAGGATCAGATACCAAAACAATAAAAGTTTCGATCAGTGCGGACCATGATATTGATCAAGGTGCCTTTGTTAATGGAACAATGTATTTGCCGGTTCAATCGGTTTTTCAAACGTTGGGAGCAACAGTCCAAGTTAATACAGCAACTAAAACCTTTAGCATTCGTCTAGGTGATTTGCCAATACAGCTTCAACTCGGAAGCGATATTGCAATGGTGAATGGTGCGAAGGTCAAAATGAGTGGTAAAGTGCAAAAGATCGACGGATCTACAGTTTTTCCTGCCACGCTTTTAAAGACTGCACTGTCAGCAGAGTTAATTTGGGATGGAAATTATCAGACGATGGAGATCTACTTCGGCAAAGCAGAGTTGTTCGCCTATACGAAACAAACCGCGCAGATTTTTAAGAAGGAAGAACAAGGAAACCTCGTTAAGTTCATTGGAAAAACATATTGGCTCAATCAATTCGACTCCGATTATAAGTTCCAAAAAGTCACTATTGTAGATATTCTACCTGATTATGAAGGTGAATTCGCCATTTCATTTAAGGTTTTATCGACGGGGCAAATTCTTAACTCTTATAAAATGTCGGGAGATGAGTTGATCCGTACATTAGGAAATAAAGAATATTTCTTAACAACGGATCCATTTAAGACCTATAAGTGGTCGGATGCGATTTGGACTAAGATTAAAAAGAGCATAGTTGCTACTGGGATGACCAAGCAGCAAGTGGAGTTTAGTTGGGGTAAGCCAATAAGTAAATCTACACTATCAGGTAGTGGCATTCAAGTGGAGACCTGGCAGTATGGTAATTATAACTATGTTACCTTTACGAACGGTGTTGTCTCCATGATCTATACGAATTAA
- a CDS encoding adenylosuccinate synthase, translating into MTVIAIVGANWGDEGKGKMTDVLAAQSSFVVRFQGGSNAGHTIINQYGKFSLHMLPSGVFYPSVTNIIGPGTALDTEVLIRELKALTDRGVPKPRLFVSERAQIVLPIHRLFDELEEERLGSQGFGSTKRGIAPFYADKYAKLGIQVADLFDPARLEKRLEQLLASKNILLEHLYKKTPIQISELMVQLQEEAAQLALYVANTTDLLQEAYAKGETILLEGQLGALRDPDHGIYPYSTSSSTLAGFAPVGAGLPAAAITNVIAVTKAYSSCVGAGPFVTELEGPVADELRTRGGDAGEFGATTGRPRRMGWFDAVATRYGCQMQGATEVVLTNLDVLGYLDEIPVCVAYELENGEITDKFPATNKLNSAKPIFTHLSGWNSDISQITDFEDLPEQAKLYIDFIETSIGTRITTISVGPRREQVINRITK; encoded by the coding sequence GTGACCGTAATTGCAATTGTAGGAGCAAACTGGGGCGACGAAGGAAAAGGAAAAATGACGGATGTGCTAGCTGCACAATCTTCCTTTGTCGTTCGTTTTCAAGGTGGTAGTAATGCTGGGCATACCATCATAAACCAATATGGAAAATTTTCATTGCATATGCTGCCATCTGGGGTATTTTATCCTTCCGTTACAAACATTATTGGACCAGGAACAGCACTTGATACAGAAGTATTAATAAGAGAACTGAAAGCTTTAACGGATAGAGGCGTGCCAAAACCTAGGTTATTCGTATCCGAACGGGCGCAAATCGTGCTTCCAATCCATCGTTTGTTTGATGAACTAGAAGAGGAACGTCTGGGATCTCAAGGATTCGGTTCAACAAAGCGAGGAATCGCACCATTTTACGCAGATAAATATGCAAAGCTAGGCATACAGGTAGCGGATTTATTTGATCCTGCTCGACTTGAGAAACGTCTTGAACAATTACTCGCTTCCAAAAATATATTACTTGAGCATTTATATAAGAAAACGCCTATCCAAATCTCGGAATTAATGGTTCAGCTGCAAGAAGAAGCTGCACAGCTAGCGCTTTATGTAGCCAATACAACAGACTTACTGCAAGAGGCTTATGCCAAGGGAGAGACTATTTTACTTGAAGGTCAGCTTGGGGCTCTGCGTGATCCTGATCACGGTATTTATCCTTACTCCACCTCCTCTTCAACACTTGCCGGGTTTGCACCTGTCGGTGCTGGTCTTCCTGCAGCAGCTATCACGAATGTCATCGCTGTAACCAAGGCCTATTCCAGTTGTGTCGGCGCTGGACCTTTTGTTACGGAATTAGAAGGACCCGTAGCGGATGAACTTCGTACAAGAGGTGGCGATGCCGGGGAATTCGGGGCTACGACTGGCCGTCCTAGACGTATGGGCTGGTTTGATGCTGTAGCTACTCGTTACGGTTGCCAAATGCAGGGTGCCACTGAAGTCGTGTTAACTAATCTTGACGTACTTGGTTATTTGGATGAGATTCCGGTTTGTGTGGCTTATGAGCTTGAAAATGGAGAGATCACCGACAAGTTCCCGGCTACGAATAAACTGAACTCTGCAAAACCGATATTCACGCATTTATCTGGCTGGAACAGTGATATCTCTCAGATCACCGACTTCGAAGATCTGCCAGAACAAGCTAAGCTTTACATTGATTTTATTGAAACCTCTATTGGCACGCGTATTACTACGATTTCCGTGGGTCCTAGACGCGAACAGGTCATTAATCGGATAACGAAATAA